A stretch of the Vagococcus xieshaowenii genome encodes the following:
- a CDS encoding serine hydrolase domain-containing protein translates to MFPKTQKKINQMIEQQIIPGAVYSFKSLNSEATFTKGNKQILPSIEPMTEQTLFDVASLTKVVGTNSVVLKLLEEKKMKLDQSIKHYLPTFEDDSVTILELLTHTSAINGFIPNRDQLSQTELIEAFNHLNVDHASKGKNVVYTDTGTILLGFAIEQLLQEPIQVIIQKQIIEPLELSRSTFFPPKDECAPTNNLIQSEQPLYGIVHDTKAAVLKEHCGSAGLFSDINDLNRFCYMMMNDGQIGETKFLTKETIQSLNQTWSPNADKHRSLGWDLKWHPNKQHPILFHTGYTGTFILIDLNEKRSFVFLSNRVHPQDHRETYMTHRDELVTIYLEEVASH, encoded by the coding sequence ATGTTTCCTAAAACACAAAAGAAAATCAACCAAATGATTGAACAACAGATTATTCCTGGTGCGGTGTATAGTTTTAAGTCACTAAATAGTGAAGCAACTTTTACAAAAGGCAATAAGCAAATCCTACCATCCATTGAACCGATGACTGAACAAACACTATTTGACGTTGCATCATTAACTAAAGTTGTTGGGACTAACAGTGTTGTATTAAAACTTTTAGAAGAAAAAAAAATGAAGCTTGATCAGTCGATTAAACATTATTTACCAACTTTTGAAGATGATTCGGTGACGATTTTAGAACTTCTAACGCATACTTCTGCTATAAACGGTTTTATTCCCAATCGTGATCAATTGTCCCAAACTGAATTAATTGAAGCGTTCAACCATTTAAACGTCGATCATGCGTCTAAAGGAAAAAACGTAGTTTACACTGATACTGGCACTATTTTATTAGGCTTTGCAATAGAACAATTACTTCAAGAACCTATTCAAGTAATCATTCAAAAACAAATAATTGAACCTCTAGAACTTTCTCGCAGTACCTTTTTTCCACCAAAAGATGAATGTGCACCTACAAATAATCTTATTCAAAGTGAGCAACCATTGTATGGCATTGTTCATGATACAAAAGCTGCCGTCTTAAAAGAGCATTGTGGAAGTGCAGGGTTATTTAGTGACATTAACGATTTAAATCGTTTTTGCTATATGATGATGAATGATGGTCAAATAGGTGAAACAAAATTTTTAACCAAGGAAACCATCCAATCATTAAATCAAACGTGGTCTCCTAACGCCGATAAACACCGTTCTCTTGGTTGGGATTTAAAGTGGCATCCAAATAAGCAGCATCCTATACTCTTTCATACAGGTTATACAGGAACCTTTATTTTAATTGATTTAAATGAAAAACGTAGCTTTGTGTTTCTATCTAACCGTGTCCATCCACAGGACCATCGTGAAACATATATGACGCATCGTGATGAATTAGTCACAATATATTTAGAAGAAGTTGCTTCGCATTAG